Part of the Methanomicrobia archaeon genome is shown below.
CCTACCTGACTCCTGGATCGATCAGACGCGGACCTTACAGCCCGTAAGAATACTGAGGCCGATGAGGCATATAAAGGCGATAATGAAGAGCAGCGGGCTGAAGAGCGTGTGGTAGAACCCGGTTGCGGTCTCCGCGCCGTAACGGTGCCCGATGAGGAGCAGCGCGGTAACGCGTGTGATATTCGCGAAGAGCGCGATAGGCACGGCGCTGCAGAACAGCGCGACCTTACGGTACCAGGCGCACTGGAGCAGGACCGTGAAGAGCGCGGCGAGTGCGAGCAGCGCGATGAGCGAGTTCATGCCGCTACAGGGCAGTCCGATGGTGAAGGCCGCGTCCGCGAGATAGATCTCTGCACCGACCCGGGTAACGGGTATACCGAGCAGCGTGAGCAGCGCGGCGGGATAGCGTGCGGAGAGTGCCTGGAGCTGGTAGCCGAGCAGATCCAGGAACTCTGCGGGCAGTGGAATAGCGAACATGAGGTACGCAATGGGGAAGAGCAGCGCACGCATCAGCGGTTTCCCGTAAAAGAAGAGTACCAAGCCGCTCAGGGTGAAGAGGAACGAGAGGGCCATGAGGAACGGGAAGAGGGTGATGAACCCGGCGGTGTACAGGAACAGCCCAACGGCGAAGACGATAAGCCCCTTCTGGTACGGTGCGGGATCGCGAACCTCGGACGGCTCAAAGGTGCGGAACGCGCGCCAGGTGAAGAAGCCCGCGATGATCATGACGAGGAACCCGTGCGAGTAGTACGGGTCGTTGAGCCAGGCGCGGACGAGCCACTGGAAGGTGCGTGCGTAAAGGAGCGCGAGGATGAGCAGGATAACGAACGGCGTTTTTGGGAGCTTCATGGCAAACGGTTCTCGCGGTTTAGTAAGTACTTACCCAAAGTCATTCCTTAAAAAATAAGCTTCGGGAGTAGTAAGGGGATGGACGTGTGGTGCCTGAAAAGGGGAACCGCCGAGTGATTCTGTTAAACGAGCGAGCATCTGCAGTGTCTGCTGATGGCGGAGTTCGCGCGACTCTATAGCTCACCACGTAAGCGCGCGCAGCTACCGGGCTTCAGTCTGCCGAGGCAGAGCGATCTGGAGAAGAATCCACTTTCAAGGCTATCAATAAGACGATTCATTTGTCGTATACTTGCGTCGTTACTGTAACCCTCTGACGTATGGAGTCATTCGTTCGCGAAGTTATCGCTGCTTTCCGCGCACTTTTGCTGGCGCACCTCACGGTACGAACGAAGATATCGGTAGATTCAGGCGGCTTATAACTGCTCAAGATATCGTACAATGTACCGTGCAAATTCTTCGAAATCAACTAGATTTGCGTGCAAGATCTCGCAAAGCATCTCCAGATCGACCTCTGCGTACATATGCACCAGG
Proteins encoded:
- a CDS encoding exosortase/archaeosortase family protein, with product MKLPKTPFVILLILALLYARTFQWLVRAWLNDPYYSHGFLVMIIAGFFTWRAFRTFEPSEVRDPAPYQKGLIVFAVGLFLYTAGFITLFPFLMALSFLFTLSGLVLFFYGKPLMRALLFPIAYLMFAIPLPAEFLDLLGYQLQALSARYPAALLTLLGIPVTRVGAEIYLADAAFTIGLPCSGMNSLIALLALAALFTVLLQCAWYRKVALFCSAVPIALFANITRVTALLLIGHRYGAETATGFYHTLFSPLLFIIAFICLIGLSILTGCKVRV